The following coding sequences are from one Gigantopelta aegis isolate Gae_Host chromosome 15, Gae_host_genome, whole genome shotgun sequence window:
- the LOC121390505 gene encoding fucolectin-like, giving the protein MEKALDGLYGNNWDTNDCMSAGYADTNSWAQVDLDLFYSIHTVKILNRGDRFGERLANFTVDIFDEDPSEFPATNRKLCAHYPGTVGTGQWVELTCDSHVVGRYVRVSKTQRYDSDLLCLCELEVYGDRVKGRGIQFMRLPSSRLSNAILSEQPAETVLNCLTLCYAESLCYGVNFKQPTGNSTSICQLVYNSLTNQITQEETSWNAHVVDSAGSRNLPTC; this is encoded by the exons ATGGAGAAGGCACTTGACGGTCTGTACGGGAACAACTGGGACACGAACGACTGTATGTCAGCCGGTTACGCCGACACGAACTCCTGGGCTCAGGTCGACCTTGACCTCTTCTACTCCATACACACCGTCAAGATTCTAAACAGGGGCGACA GGTTTGGCGAGAGACTGGCAAACTTTACAGTCGACATTTTTGACGAAGACCCTAGTGAATTTCCTGCAACAAACAGAAAGTTGTGTGCTCATTATCCAGGAACTGTGGGTACTGGCCAATGGGTGGAGCTAACATGTGACAGTCACGTGGTTGGAAGATACGTCAGAGTTAGCAAAACACAGAGGTACGACAGTGATCTGCTTTGTCTCTGCGAGTTAGAGGTGTACGGCGACAGAGTCAAGGGAAGAG gTATTCAATTCATGCGGTTACCCAGCTCTAGGCTATCAAATGCAATCTTATCAGAACAGCCAGCAGAAACGGTATTGAACTGTCTCACTCTGTGCTACGCTGAATCACTTTGCTATGGCGTCAACTTTAAACAGCCGACTGGTAACAGCACCTCCATTTGTCAACTGGTTTACAACAGTCTGACCAATCAGATTACACAAGAAGAAACGAGTTGGAACGCACATGTTGTCGATTCTGCAGGATCGCGAAATCTACCGACCtgttaa